From the Halalkalicoccus sp. CGA53 genome, one window contains:
- the artA gene encoding archaeosortase A, whose protein sequence is MTELSAVTDPLLWAVVAAFLVASAAEWRDPSLGRRAMAGAWVLFAGFWLLMIPFFAFEHRSVIQTVLVAIGVPACLAVAYHLSSGRVSLLVLSRAVTVALVIYIPFETVTPLHDGLIEVVAAQTEWGLAALGTEYEFVDDDRGLRSLFVFPGTETASGGAYSTRIVFACTGIGSMAIFGGLTAAVRAPLRRRLAALGLAIGAIWVMNVVRNVFIAHSSGEQLFAHEALVGPVMTVFGLSDPVRVSFFVADRILSQGLAVVALLALFWVVLKLLPELAVIVEDLLYLLTGTEYDLLDSPAPITRPSDD, encoded by the coding sequence ATGACCGAGCTCTCCGCGGTGACCGACCCACTTCTCTGGGCGGTCGTCGCGGCGTTCCTCGTCGCGAGCGCCGCCGAGTGGCGGGATCCCTCACTCGGCCGGCGGGCGATGGCCGGCGCGTGGGTGCTCTTCGCCGGGTTCTGGCTGCTGATGATCCCCTTCTTCGCGTTCGAACACCGGAGCGTGATCCAGACCGTCCTCGTGGCAATCGGCGTCCCGGCCTGTCTCGCCGTTGCCTACCACCTCTCATCGGGTCGCGTCTCGCTGCTCGTGCTCTCGCGGGCGGTGACCGTCGCGCTCGTCATCTACATCCCGTTCGAGACGGTCACCCCCCTCCACGACGGGCTGATCGAGGTCGTCGCCGCACAGACCGAGTGGGGCCTCGCCGCGCTCGGCACCGAGTACGAGTTCGTCGACGACGACCGGGGCCTGCGGAGCCTCTTCGTCTTCCCGGGCACCGAAACCGCCTCCGGTGGGGCGTACTCGACCCGGATCGTCTTCGCGTGTACGGGCATCGGGAGCATGGCGATCTTCGGCGGGCTGACCGCCGCCGTCCGTGCACCCCTGCGCCGGCGCCTCGCCGCGCTCGGCCTCGCCATCGGTGCGATCTGGGTCATGAACGTCGTCCGCAACGTCTTCATCGCTCACTCCTCGGGCGAACAGCTCTTCGCCCACGAGGCGCTCGTCGGGCCCGTGATGACCGTCTTCGGACTCTCCGATCCCGTCCGCGTCTCCTTTTTCGTCGCGGATCGAATCCTCTCGCAGGGGCTCGCCGTCGTCGCGCTGCTCGCGCTGTTCTGGGTCGTCCTCAAACTGTTGCCAGAGCTGGCAGTGATCGTCGAGGACCTGCTCTACCTGCTCACCGGTACGGAGTACGACCTCCTCGACTCGCCAGCACCGATCACTCGGCCGAGCGACGACTGA
- a CDS encoding DUF7827 domain-containing protein: MTGNTDIREKGQALFLAAIMVLSVVAMSAAFVGGAAAQPEAGDVDVEITAPDDGAVVGTNIDLDVEATVTNNDDVEDIPDDYEIYWELYDGDVDLDEATVDDIEAEAQADFDGIDAGEDDSFVFEGIDLSVLDNGDYVHVVAIYDDEGNLEYESDALDITLVDEVGDAEREGSNIEDVSTVFQGQSVWADVDDDDVELRQGDEDDSSFVTQLNVHVDDQGQQFVQIDTDDLDGEYILRVDGEDDTDLTFEVAVQTLDANWNVSTVEEGEEAELEIDSNRAGYTANITSDDFDSAELEDLFGAEDNASATDGVYQIDGDSTLVANFTGVDAGNYTFDASVIDTTAEANATIEVGEAPDAQAEFTESSYTAYQGGIAEFEVDLEGSEDAWVQVGTDDLGYNATVHVHDGSESGNVTVYMNTYLAGQEDVDENDVYWTEDDDDEVVSATLNHPDEHLERPLDAADYDMSVTAIEGGEEQDLAALVIYEYESGDELKNHIAPSGEDIDDASDVREWATAADVVAENDQVIASFEASSLEGVFDGEDDLEELIDAGVLSVTVEENESSVGPNQNPANISVDNIEIVNDFENDTHYLVIDISGAESGEVYDVLVEFEDDGALEHYLDDDVELESQFEIVDRQATLDDTMDANLNVTASEDVSMSGETTLAPGSEIELRLRSTAGTSFIHTQDVTVDDDYTWNATVDLSEKELGTEFDIMLRSGGENIAAYDYTGMIVDAKYADGPAGVCELTVNVEDEDGNAISGATVSVGDKSEATGSDGSVVMELNRGDHTLDVSADGYEDHSQMVTLDSAEKSVTVTLSEETEDEYGDDDPAVSDDDADDVPGADDDFDGDDDVSTPSEDQPGFGVIVALIALLAAAGLAARNRV; encoded by the coding sequence ATGACAGGAAACACAGACATTCGCGAGAAGGGACAGGCGCTGTTCCTTGCCGCGATTATGGTCCTCTCCGTCGTCGCCATGTCCGCAGCGTTTGTGGGCGGAGCGGCTGCCCAGCCGGAGGCTGGCGACGTCGACGTTGAGATCACCGCACCCGATGACGGTGCGGTGGTCGGTACGAATATCGACCTTGACGTGGAGGCCACAGTAACGAACAACGATGACGTTGAAGACATCCCGGACGATTACGAGATCTACTGGGAGCTCTACGACGGTGACGTTGACTTGGACGAGGCCACCGTGGATGACATCGAAGCAGAGGCTCAAGCCGATTTCGATGGAATCGATGCTGGTGAGGACGACTCGTTCGTCTTCGAAGGTATCGATCTCTCGGTACTCGACAACGGTGACTACGTCCACGTCGTCGCCATCTACGACGACGAAGGTAACCTCGAGTATGAGAGCGACGCGCTCGACATTACTCTCGTCGATGAGGTCGGCGACGCCGAGCGAGAAGGCTCGAACATCGAAGACGTCAGCACGGTCTTCCAGGGCCAGAGCGTCTGGGCCGACGTCGACGACGACGACGTCGAACTCCGACAGGGCGACGAGGACGACAGCTCGTTCGTCACGCAGCTCAACGTCCACGTGGACGACCAGGGCCAGCAGTTCGTCCAGATCGACACGGATGACCTCGACGGCGAGTACATCCTCCGAGTCGACGGCGAAGACGACACTGACCTGACGTTCGAGGTCGCGGTGCAGACCCTCGACGCCAACTGGAACGTCTCCACCGTCGAAGAGGGTGAGGAGGCGGAACTCGAGATCGACTCGAACCGCGCTGGCTACACGGCCAACATCACCTCTGACGACTTCGACTCCGCTGAGCTCGAAGACCTCTTCGGTGCGGAGGACAACGCCTCCGCCACCGACGGTGTCTACCAGATCGACGGTGACTCGACGCTCGTCGCCAACTTCACCGGCGTCGACGCGGGTAACTACACCTTCGACGCGTCCGTGATCGACACGACCGCGGAGGCCAACGCCACGATCGAAGTCGGCGAGGCTCCCGACGCGCAGGCTGAGTTCACCGAGTCCTCCTACACTGCTTACCAGGGCGGTATCGCTGAGTTCGAGGTCGACCTCGAAGGCAGCGAGGACGCCTGGGTCCAGGTCGGCACTGACGACCTCGGATACAACGCGACCGTCCACGTCCACGACGGTAGCGAGTCCGGCAACGTCACGGTCTACATGAACACGTACCTCGCCGGCCAGGAAGACGTCGACGAGAACGACGTCTACTGGACCGAGGACGACGACGATGAAGTCGTCTCCGCCACGCTCAACCACCCCGACGAGCATCTCGAGCGACCGCTTGACGCCGCCGACTACGACATGTCCGTGACGGCGATCGAAGGCGGCGAGGAACAGGACCTCGCGGCCCTCGTGATCTACGAGTACGAGTCCGGTGACGAGCTGAAGAACCACATCGCCCCGAGCGGTGAGGACATCGACGACGCATCGGACGTCCGCGAGTGGGCGACCGCCGCTGACGTCGTCGCCGAGAACGACCAGGTCATCGCCTCCTTCGAGGCGAGCAGCTTAGAGGGCGTCTTCGACGGTGAGGACGACCTCGAGGAACTGATCGATGCAGGCGTTCTGAGCGTGACGGTCGAGGAGAACGAGAGTTCCGTCGGCCCGAACCAGAACCCCGCGAACATCTCCGTCGATAACATCGAGATCGTCAACGACTTCGAGAACGACACGCACTACCTGGTGATCGACATCAGTGGCGCGGAGTCCGGTGAAGTCTACGACGTGCTCGTCGAGTTCGAGGACGACGGTGCGCTCGAGCACTACCTCGACGACGACGTCGAACTCGAGTCCCAGTTCGAGATCGTCGACCGACAGGCGACCCTCGACGACACGATGGACGCGAACCTGAATGTCACCGCCAGCGAGGACGTCTCGATGAGCGGCGAGACCACGCTCGCGCCGGGCTCGGAGATCGAACTCCGACTCCGCTCGACCGCTGGAACCTCGTTCATCCACACGCAGGACGTCACCGTTGACGACGACTACACGTGGAACGCGACCGTCGACCTGAGCGAGAAAGAGCTCGGCACCGAGTTCGACATCATGCTCCGAAGCGGCGGTGAGAACATCGCAGCCTACGACTACACCGGCATGATCGTCGACGCGAAGTACGCCGACGGCCCCGCGGGTGTCTGTGAACTCACCGTGAACGTCGAGGACGAGGACGGCAACGCCATCTCCGGCGCGACCGTCTCCGTCGGCGACAAGTCCGAGGCCACCGGCTCCGACGGCTCCGTCGTCATGGAGCTCAACCGCGGCGACCACACGCTCGACGTGAGCGCCGACGGCTACGAGGACCACTCGCAGATGGTCACCCTCGACTCCGCGGAGAAGTCCGTGACGGTCACGCTCTCCGAGGAGACCGAGGACGAGTACGGTGACGACGACCCGGCGGTGTCTGACGACGACGCCGACGACGTCCCCGGTGCCGACGACGACTTCGACGGCGACGACGACGTCTCGACCCCGAGCGAGGACCAGCCTGGCTTCGGTGTCATCGTCGCGCTGATCGCGCTGCTGGCCGCCGCCGGCCTCGCCGCGCGAAACCGCGTCTGA
- a CDS encoding PIN domain-containing protein, translated as MRHRDAEAMACAQEIEMGPEQVRVSAITLAELQAGVPRSHEPLVEHTAIVEVTASKEVVPVTRPIALRGGRLYGELQNDGQSVGLGDCLIAATALEFEEPVVTRNTEHFERFDGLLVLEY; from the coding sequence GTGCGACACCGGGACGCGGAGGCGATGGCCTGCGCACAGGAGATCGAGATGGGACCGGAGCAGGTTCGTGTCTCGGCGATCACGCTCGCAGAGCTCCAAGCCGGCGTGCCGCGATCTCACGAACCGCTCGTCGAGCACACGGCGATCGTCGAGGTGACTGCTTCGAAAGAAGTCGTCCCAGTTACACGGCCGATCGCGCTTCGCGGCGGCCGGCTGTACGGCGAACTGCAGAACGACGGACAGAGCGTCGGACTGGGCGACTGCCTGATCGCCGCGACCGCCCTCGAGTTCGAGGAGCCGGTCGTCACGCGGAACACGGAACACTTCGAGCGGTTCGACGGGCTGCTGGTGCTCGAGTACTGA
- a CDS encoding DUF7827 domain-containing protein, with protein sequence MRRQRHRRPDPTTLLTLIVVCSALALATALGGVAAADGSSADETYAQDDLDGQLVWAGQEVEVTGFDPGEELQLWSADGFETELRADDEGRITVETDDRHGEYTLRDESGEDRSFVVTAQWFTASTEYAIDWYDDATQTTLWIDSMRTSYDVEVSSEGLSGAELAALFDAGTEVDDGTLLVEDAAGEHTLSLSTLEAGEYELTVTVTDTDVSDTVTLSVPEIDPEAGFAERSTEADRGDVTASTVELEDTDEAELRIGGEDVGYEANLTVVDGSNDGSVTVEVNTLLAGSGDGAAYSAADDRDEVIVEDEDSLDATLEPAVYELEVGADLDQATQDLSVLVIEPFDLGDASAHVAPATGQLADSEAVEAAITERDEVAAGDRAVLAVSAPSLSGAFAADELDGVEHTVTVVPTGQNSDPIELTPTDVIVGDDGTHYVVVDTSHEAIDAGDRLEIGIEVDDSFPAADDAEGASATVEIVEPAVTLAGEGIEVAEAEAGDRGTLAGESTLAPGTELKLHLRSVAGTPFADVLSTEIASDGSWAVEVDLSGVALDTEVQIRSDPVDELIGEATVVSPAENEGDTTPPSEGADGSDDDGTTGVVDTGGEGWSSNGESAPVQAITGEDQPGFGVLVALLALAAAVGAAVHARR encoded by the coding sequence ATGAGACGACAGAGACACCGCCGACCCGATCCGACGACGCTCCTCACCCTGATCGTCGTCTGTTCGGCCCTCGCGCTCGCCACCGCCCTCGGTGGCGTCGCCGCGGCCGACGGGTCCTCGGCAGACGAGACGTACGCACAGGACGACCTCGACGGCCAGCTCGTGTGGGCCGGCCAGGAGGTCGAGGTGACCGGCTTCGACCCCGGAGAGGAGCTCCAGCTCTGGTCGGCAGACGGCTTCGAGACGGAGCTCAGAGCCGACGACGAGGGTCGGATAACCGTCGAGACCGACGACCGACACGGCGAGTACACGCTGCGCGACGAGAGCGGCGAGGACCGCTCGTTCGTCGTCACCGCCCAGTGGTTCACTGCGAGCACCGAGTACGCGATCGACTGGTACGACGACGCGACTCAGACGACGCTCTGGATCGACTCGATGCGGACGAGCTACGACGTCGAGGTAAGCTCCGAAGGGCTGAGCGGCGCGGAGCTCGCCGCGCTGTTCGACGCCGGCACGGAAGTCGACGACGGGACGCTCCTCGTCGAGGACGCCGCCGGCGAGCACACCCTCTCGCTCTCGACGCTCGAGGCGGGCGAGTACGAGCTGACCGTGACCGTCACCGACACCGATGTGAGCGACACCGTGACGCTCTCGGTGCCGGAGATCGACCCCGAGGCCGGCTTCGCGGAACGATCGACCGAGGCCGACCGCGGGGACGTGACCGCGTCCACCGTCGAACTGGAGGACACCGACGAGGCCGAACTCCGGATCGGTGGCGAGGACGTCGGTTACGAGGCGAACCTCACCGTCGTCGACGGCTCGAACGACGGCAGCGTCACCGTCGAGGTGAACACCCTGCTCGCGGGGAGCGGCGACGGGGCCGCCTACTCGGCCGCCGACGACCGCGACGAGGTGATCGTCGAGGACGAGGACTCACTCGATGCGACGCTCGAACCCGCGGTGTACGAACTGGAGGTCGGCGCCGACCTGGACCAGGCGACCCAGGACCTCTCGGTGCTCGTGATCGAACCGTTCGACCTCGGAGACGCGAGCGCGCACGTCGCACCCGCGACGGGCCAGCTCGCCGACAGCGAGGCGGTCGAGGCCGCTATCACGGAGCGCGACGAGGTCGCCGCGGGCGACCGCGCGGTGCTCGCCGTCTCCGCACCCAGCCTCTCCGGCGCGTTCGCAGCCGACGAGCTAGACGGGGTGGAGCACACCGTGACCGTCGTACCGACCGGACAGAACAGCGACCCGATCGAACTCACCCCGACGGACGTGATCGTTGGCGACGACGGGACTCATTACGTCGTCGTCGACACGTCCCACGAGGCGATCGACGCGGGCGACCGACTCGAGATCGGGATCGAGGTCGACGACTCGTTCCCCGCCGCCGACGATGCCGAAGGGGCGAGTGCCACCGTCGAGATCGTCGAACCCGCCGTGACGCTCGCGGGCGAGGGGATCGAGGTCGCCGAGGCCGAGGCGGGCGACCGGGGGACGCTCGCCGGAGAGTCGACGCTCGCGCCCGGCACCGAACTGAAACTCCACCTCCGATCGGTCGCCGGCACGCCGTTCGCGGACGTCCTGAGCACCGAGATCGCTTCCGACGGCAGCTGGGCGGTCGAGGTCGACCTCTCCGGCGTCGCGCTCGACACCGAGGTCCAGATCCGGAGCGACCCCGTGGACGAGCTGATCGGCGAGGCGACGGTCGTCTCGCCCGCCGAGAACGAGGGCGACACGACGCCCCCGAGCGAGGGAGCCGACGGAAGCGACGACGACGGGACGACCGGCGTCGTCGATACCGGCGGCGAGGGCTGGAGTTCGAACGGCGAGAGCGCGCCGGTGCAGGCGATCACCGGCGAGGACCAGCCCGGATTCGGCGTCCTCGTCGCGCTGCTCGCGCTCGCGGCCGCCGTCGGGGCGGCCGTCCACGCACGACGGTAG
- a CDS encoding 50S ribosomal protein L16, with amino-acid sequence MADKPGSMYREISKPPYTRREYITGIPGSKIAQHRMGDRNKSTDEWPIQISLVVEEEGQIRNGALEASRLAMNRHLLKSLGEGNYAATLRKFTHHVLRENKQATGAGADRVSDGMRQSFGKVVGTAARIGAEERVFTIWCDVEDADVAKEALRRAYNKIAPPCRIEVERGEELLIA; translated from the coding sequence ATGGCCGACAAACCAGGCTCGATGTACCGGGAGATCTCGAAGCCCCCGTACACCCGACGGGAGTACATCACCGGGATCCCCGGCTCGAAGATCGCACAGCACCGAATGGGCGACCGGAACAAGAGCACGGACGAGTGGCCGATCCAGATCAGCCTCGTCGTCGAGGAGGAGGGCCAGATCAGAAACGGCGCGCTCGAGGCCTCGCGGCTGGCGATGAATCGCCACCTGCTCAAGAGCCTCGGCGAGGGCAACTACGCCGCCACGCTCCGGAAGTTCACCCACCACGTCCTCCGCGAGAACAAGCAGGCGACCGGCGCGGGCGCGGACCGGGTTTCCGACGGGATGCGCCAGTCGTTCGGCAAGGTCGTCGGAACCGCCGCACGGATCGGCGCCGAGGAACGCGTCTTCACCATCTGGTGTGACGTCGAGGACGCCGACGTCGCCAAGGAGGCGCTCCGCCGCGCGTACAACAAGATCGCCCCGCCCTGCAGGATCGAGGTCGAACGCGGCGAAGAGCTGCTGATCGCGTAA
- a CDS encoding YgaP family membrane protein codes for MKRNVGGADRVLRGVVAAALFAVAYRDLFREGPSLGPLLAIVAGIGLTFNVVSGRCLGNRVLGIDTCRDE; via the coding sequence ATGAAGCGAAACGTCGGCGGTGCGGATCGGGTGCTTCGGGGAGTAGTGGCTGCGGCCCTGTTCGCCGTCGCCTATCGGGACCTGTTCAGGGAGGGCCCCTCGCTGGGTCCGCTGCTCGCCATCGTCGCGGGGATCGGACTGACGTTCAACGTCGTGAGCGGACGCTGTCTGGGGAACAGAGTACTGGGAATCGATACCTGTAGAGACGAGTGA
- a CDS encoding ATP-grasp domain-containing protein: MRLAVTTRAETYDRLREILPPHGIDVGFLRATERATVLTETPSHSFDVGLVASSRPMEAGVVDALYGLPWVNDREAILTSRNKAEVLARLSRAGLPVPESVSVSNPVDEDVLVEVFERFDPPVIVKPNSTTRGTGVALAADLDTFLGICDYLSLVHDYRATGDRSFLVQEYVPEATDYRAMVVEGEYVGAVERRLPSRARAHGRWKHNVHRGATAEDVSLPDDLRELAEETARVLDIPYLGVDLLVAGERAVVSETNARPTIDETTKYEPGFEERLAGLIRSRVE, from the coding sequence ATGCGCCTCGCGGTCACCACCCGCGCCGAGACGTACGACCGCCTCCGCGAGATCCTCCCCCCACACGGGATCGACGTCGGGTTCCTCCGGGCGACCGAACGGGCGACCGTTCTCACCGAAACGCCCTCCCACTCCTTCGACGTGGGCCTCGTCGCCTCCTCGCGGCCGATGGAGGCCGGAGTTGTCGACGCGCTCTACGGACTCCCGTGGGTGAACGACCGCGAGGCGATCCTCACCTCGCGGAACAAGGCGGAGGTGCTCGCCCGTCTCTCACGAGCGGGCCTCCCCGTCCCCGAGAGCGTCTCCGTCTCGAATCCCGTAGACGAGGACGTCCTCGTCGAGGTCTTCGAGCGGTTCGATCCGCCGGTGATCGTGAAACCGAACTCGACGACGAGAGGGACCGGCGTCGCGCTCGCCGCGGACCTCGATACGTTCCTCGGGATCTGTGATTACCTCTCGCTCGTCCACGACTACCGCGCGACCGGCGACCGCTCCTTCCTCGTCCAGGAGTACGTCCCAGAGGCGACCGACTACCGGGCGATGGTGGTCGAGGGAGAGTACGTCGGGGCGGTCGAACGTCGACTCCCCTCACGTGCGCGCGCGCACGGACGGTGGAAACACAACGTCCACCGAGGGGCGACTGCGGAGGATGTCTCCCTTCCCGACGATCTGCGGGAACTCGCGGAGGAGACGGCCAGAGTCCTCGATATTCCGTATCTGGGCGTCGACCTTCTGGTGGCCGGGGAGAGAGCGGTCGTCTCGGAGACGAACGCCCGGCCAACGATCGACGAGACGACGAAGTACGAACCCGGCTTCGAGGAGCGTCTCGCGGGGCTGATCCGCTCGCGGGTCGAGTGA
- a CDS encoding Hsp20/alpha crystallin family protein: protein MRRDDRNDPFDDLFREIERMMNEMMGVDARVDVSADAGFGADTHVDVYDDGDQVRVVADMPGVEKSDIGLTCDGEILTISANTDHREYDERVRLPIRVDEHSARATYNNGVLEVSFDVADGSADIDVE, encoded by the coding sequence ATGAGACGCGACGACCGCAACGACCCCTTCGACGACCTCTTCCGCGAGATCGAGCGGATGATGAACGAGATGATGGGCGTCGACGCGCGCGTCGACGTCAGCGCCGACGCCGGCTTCGGCGCCGACACCCACGTCGACGTCTACGACGACGGCGATCAGGTGCGCGTCGTCGCGGACATGCCCGGCGTCGAGAAGTCCGACATCGGCCTCACGTGCGACGGCGAGATCCTGACGATCAGCGCGAACACCGACCACCGCGAGTACGACGAGCGGGTTCGGCTTCCCATCCGCGTCGACGAACACTCCGCGCGGGCGACCTACAACAACGGCGTGCTGGAAGTGAGCTTCGACGTCGCAGACGGCTCGGCCGACATCGACGTCGAGTAA
- a CDS encoding type II glyceraldehyde-3-phosphate dehydrogenase — protein sequence MVTVGINGYGTIGKRVADAVAAQPDMEVAGVAKTSPDLGADGAVGRGYPLYTIDDRIRGFREAGFDVAGTIEELVERSDVVVDATPGGVGATYKPIYEAADTPAIFQGKEEHELTGTSFNARANFEAAQGEEYVRVVSCNTTGISRLVAPLEETFGVEKVRATLVRRGGDPDQAGRGPINDILPDPVALPSHHGPDVNTILPDLAIDTLGLKVPATMMHVHSLNVELGSEPTTAEVRELLEGESRIFVVPERLAADGTGKLREYARDLGRPRGDLWENCVWGESLSVSGNELYCFQAIHQESDVIPENVDAIRAVCGLESKDESMALTDETLGVGLPAVVDREHASLAV from the coding sequence ATGGTCACAGTCGGTATCAACGGGTACGGGACGATCGGGAAACGCGTCGCGGATGCGGTCGCCGCGCAGCCGGACATGGAAGTGGCGGGCGTCGCGAAGACGAGTCCCGATCTGGGTGCCGACGGAGCGGTCGGCCGCGGCTATCCGCTCTACACGATCGACGACCGCATACGCGGGTTCCGGGAGGCGGGCTTCGACGTCGCGGGAACCATCGAGGAGCTCGTCGAGCGCAGCGACGTCGTCGTCGACGCCACGCCCGGCGGCGTCGGTGCGACGTACAAACCGATCTACGAGGCCGCGGACACGCCGGCGATCTTCCAGGGGAAAGAGGAGCACGAGCTGACGGGAACGAGCTTCAACGCCCGCGCGAACTTCGAGGCGGCCCAGGGCGAGGAGTACGTCCGGGTCGTCTCCTGTAACACGACCGGGATCTCGCGGCTGGTCGCCCCCCTCGAGGAGACGTTCGGCGTCGAGAAGGTTCGTGCGACGCTCGTCCGCCGCGGCGGCGACCCGGACCAGGCTGGACGCGGACCGATCAACGACATCCTCCCCGACCCGGTCGCGCTGCCCTCCCACCACGGCCCGGACGTGAACACGATCCTCCCCGACCTCGCCATCGACACTCTGGGACTCAAAGTGCCGGCGACGATGATGCACGTCCACAGTCTCAACGTCGAACTCGGGAGCGAGCCGACCACCGCGGAGGTCAGAGAGCTCCTGGAGGGCGAGTCCCGGATCTTCGTCGTTCCCGAGCGCCTCGCCGCCGACGGTACCGGCAAACTTCGTGAGTACGCCCGGGACCTCGGCCGCCCGCGCGGCGACCTCTGGGAGAACTGCGTCTGGGGCGAGTCACTCTCCGTCTCGGGGAACGAGCTCTACTGCTTCCAGGCGATCCACCAGGAGAGCGACGTCATCCCGGAGAACGTCGACGCGATCCGCGCGGTCTGCGGGCTTGAGAGCAAGGACGAGAGCATGGCGCTCACCGACGAGACCCTCGGCGTCGGGCTGCCGGCGGTCGTCGATCGGGAGCACGCGTCGCTCGCCGTCTGA
- the gap gene encoding type I glyceraldehyde-3-phosphate dehydrogenase produces the protein MSGDFDGEPLRVGLNGFGRIGRNVLRAAAARPEIELVGINDIMDEEDMAYLAKYDTVMGRLDDLTLKDGHLVTGGMEVPLFGEREPADLPWDELEVDVALEATGIFRTYEDAAKHVEAGAEKAIISAPPKGETPVKTIVYGVNQNEYDDEDVLSNASCTTNSVAPVAKVLNDAFGIRSGLLTTVHAYTGTQALVDGPAGKTRRGRAAAENIIPTSTGAAQATTEVLPELEGKLDGMAMRVPVPNGSITDLVVDLETDAGIEAVNDALSEAATGEMEGVLGYTEDEIVSRDILGLPYSSYVDGGSTMAVEGGQVKVLAWYDNEYGFSNRMLDLGCYAVDRTDRVQAAV, from the coding sequence ATGAGTGGTGACTTCGACGGTGAGCCGCTGCGCGTTGGGCTCAACGGGTTCGGGCGCATCGGCCGGAACGTCCTCCGTGCGGCGGCGGCCAGGCCGGAGATCGAGCTGGTGGGGATCAACGACATCATGGACGAGGAGGACATGGCCTACCTCGCGAAGTACGACACCGTGATGGGGCGACTCGACGACCTGACGCTCAAGGACGGTCACCTCGTCACCGGGGGGATGGAGGTGCCGCTGTTCGGCGAGCGCGAGCCAGCCGACCTCCCGTGGGACGAGCTGGAGGTGGACGTCGCGCTGGAGGCGACCGGCATCTTCCGAACCTACGAGGACGCCGCGAAGCACGTCGAGGCCGGGGCGGAGAAGGCGATCATCTCCGCGCCGCCGAAGGGCGAGACGCCGGTGAAGACGATCGTCTACGGCGTCAACCAGAACGAGTACGACGACGAGGACGTGCTCTCGAACGCCTCCTGTACGACCAACAGCGTCGCGCCGGTCGCGAAGGTGCTGAACGACGCCTTCGGCATCCGGTCGGGGCTGCTGACGACCGTCCACGCCTACACCGGGACCCAGGCGCTGGTCGACGGCCCCGCCGGGAAGACCCGTCGTGGGCGTGCTGCGGCCGAGAACATCATCCCCACCTCGACCGGGGCTGCACAGGCGACGACAGAGGTACTGCCCGAACTCGAGGGGAAACTCGACGGGATGGCGATGCGCGTGCCGGTCCCGAACGGCTCGATCACCGACCTCGTCGTCGACCTAGAGACGGATGCAGGAATCGAGGCGGTCAACGACGCGCTGAGCGAGGCGGCGACCGGCGAGATGGAGGGCGTCCTCGGGTACACGGAAGACGAGATCGTCTCCCGGGACATCCTCGGGCTGCCGTACTCCTCGTACGTCGATGGCGGCTCGACGATGGCCGTCGAGGGCGGACAGGTGAAGGTGCTCGCCTGGTACGACAACGAGTACGGCTTCTCGAATCGGATGCTCGACCTCGGGTGCTACGCGGTCGACCGGACGGACCGCGTCCAGGCGGCCGTCTGA